CTCACCCCCTTTGCCGAGGCGCAGGCGCCGCAGACAGCCCCGCTGCTGGCGGGCAAGGATCATCCCATCCTGCTCGCCCGCATGACCGTTACCGCCACGCCTCTGCCTGCCCCCTCCCCGCCCGCCGCCGCCCACTGAGCCACTGCGCGCCGGAGTGGTGCGCATGAACGGCGTCATCGGCCTGCTCGGCACGCTGGCGCTGCTGCTGGTTGCAGGCGGCGTGATCGGCCTGATCGACCGGCGCGGCTTTCGCCCCGCATGGTTGCTGGTCGCCGCAGCGTTGGTGGCCGCCAATGACGCGCTGCTGACCCGCGCCTATCGCCACCTGCCCGACCTCATCCCTGCTGCCGACTGGAACTGGCAGGGCAAGCTGCTGGCCCTCGCCCTCACCTTGCTGGTCGCCGCGCTGCCCGCCTTCGGCTGGAGGCGGGTCGGCCTGACCCTGCGCCAGGCGCGCGGCAGCCTGACCGCCGCCCTGCCGGTCGCGCTGCTCTACTGCGCCTTCTTCACCGCGCTCGCCCTCTATTTCCCCGATGACCCCAGCAATGCCGAGGAAATCGCCTTCCAACTCACCATGCCCGGACTGGAGGAAGAGCCTTTCTATCGCGGCATCCTGCTGTTCGCGCTCGATCGCGCCTTCAGCCGCCGGGTCCGCTTCCTGGGCGTCGACTGGGGCTGGGGCGCGCTGCTGTCCTGCGGCCTGTTCGGCTTGGCCCATGCGTTCGGCTATGCGGGCGGCCATTTCAGCTTCGATCCCGTCGTGATGGCGCTCACCGCCATCCCTTCGCTGCTGGCCGTCTGGCTGCGCCTGCGCACCGGCAGTCTGCTGCTGCCGATCCTGCTCCACAATTTCGGCAATGCCATCTCGCTGATGCTGTGAGCCGCACAAGAAACTGAAAAAGCATAATTTCTGAACCGATATTCAGATCAAATCGGCTTTTGATACAATTTCCGACAAACTTGCCCCACCCTTGGGACAGGCCTGCGACAAGCGCGGCCTATCTCTGTCTTCGACGCCGGAAGCGGCGCCCTCGAACTGACAAGAGGAGTGAAGACATGTTCAAGAAGATCATCCTGGCCCTGACCGCCACCGCCATGGCCGCCAGCCCGATCGTCACCGCCCAGGCCCAGGCCGCGCCCCATCGCGAGACCGTCCGGGTGGTGAAGCAGACGCCGCACCGCACCGTCGTCCAGAAGAAGACGGTCGTGCGCAACGACCGCCACTGGGCCAAGGGCCAGCGCTTCGACAACCGCTATGCCACCAATTACCGGGTCGTCGACAATTATCGCGGCTATCGCCTGTCGGCACCGCCGCGCGGCTACCACTGGGTCCGCTCGGGCAATGATGCAGTGATGGTCGCCATCACCAGCGGCATCATCGGCGCCGTGGTCGCCAGCGCCTTCCGCTAAGCGTGCCACCGCATGAAAAGCGCCCTG
The sequence above is drawn from the Sphingobium sp. AP49 genome and encodes:
- a CDS encoding CPBP family intramembrane glutamic endopeptidase — encoded protein: MNGVIGLLGTLALLLVAGGVIGLIDRRGFRPAWLLVAAALVAANDALLTRAYRHLPDLIPAADWNWQGKLLALALTLLVAALPAFGWRRVGLTLRQARGSLTAALPVALLYCAFFTALALYFPDDPSNAEEIAFQLTMPGLEEEPFYRGILLFALDRAFSRRVRFLGVDWGWGALLSCGLFGLAHAFGYAGGHFSFDPVVMALTAIPSLLAVWLRLRTGSLLLPILLHNFGNAISLML
- a CDS encoding RcnB family protein, with the translated sequence MFKKIILALTATAMAASPIVTAQAQAAPHRETVRVVKQTPHRTVVQKKTVVRNDRHWAKGQRFDNRYATNYRVVDNYRGYRLSAPPRGYHWVRSGNDAVMVAITSGIIGAVVASAFR